In one Streptomyces sp. NBC_01241 genomic region, the following are encoded:
- a CDS encoding 4-hydroxy-3-methylbut-2-enyl diphosphate reductase, whose amino-acid sequence MGRMTATTPRRVLLAAPRGYCAGVDRAVIAVEKALEQYGSPVYVRHEIVHNKYVVQTLEKKGAIFVEDTAEVPEGSIVMFSAHGVAPTVHKEAAERKLATIDATCPLVTKVHKEAVRFAQEDFDILLIGHEGHEEVIGTSGEAPEHITLVDGPEDVAGVEVRDPSKVVWLSQTTLSVDETMETVGALKEKFPLLISPPSDDICYATQNRQIAVKQMGADADLVIVVGSKNSSNSVRLVEVALGAGAGDAHLVDFADEIDEAWLDGVSTVGVTSGASVPEVLVDGVLAWLSERGFEDVEIVKAAEESITFSLPKELRRDLRAEAAALAGE is encoded by the coding sequence TGCCGTGATCGCCGTGGAGAAGGCCCTGGAGCAGTACGGCTCCCCGGTCTACGTACGCCACGAGATCGTCCACAACAAGTACGTCGTACAGACCCTGGAGAAAAAGGGCGCGATCTTCGTCGAGGACACGGCGGAGGTGCCCGAGGGCTCGATCGTGATGTTCTCCGCGCACGGCGTCGCGCCGACCGTGCACAAGGAGGCGGCCGAGCGGAAGCTCGCCACGATCGACGCGACGTGCCCCCTGGTCACCAAGGTCCACAAGGAGGCCGTCCGCTTCGCGCAGGAGGACTTCGACATCCTCCTGATCGGCCACGAGGGCCACGAGGAGGTCATCGGCACCTCCGGCGAGGCCCCCGAGCACATCACGCTGGTCGACGGCCCCGAGGACGTCGCGGGTGTCGAGGTGCGCGACCCGTCGAAGGTCGTCTGGCTCTCCCAGACCACGCTCTCCGTCGACGAGACGATGGAGACGGTCGGCGCGTTGAAGGAGAAGTTCCCCCTCCTGATCTCGCCGCCCAGCGACGACATCTGCTACGCCACGCAGAACCGCCAGATCGCCGTGAAGCAGATGGGCGCGGACGCCGACCTCGTGATCGTCGTCGGCTCCAAGAACTCCTCCAACTCGGTCCGCCTGGTCGAGGTCGCCCTCGGCGCCGGCGCCGGTGACGCCCATTTGGTCGACTTCGCGGACGAGATTGACGAGGCATGGCTGGACGGTGTCTCGACGGTCGGCGTCACCTCGGGCGCGTCCGTTCCCGAGGTCCTGGTCGACGGCGTCCTGGCATGGCTCTCGGAGCGCGGTTTCGAGGACGTGGAGATCGTGAAGGCGGCCGAGGAGTCCATCACCTTCTCCCTTCCCAAGGAGCTCCGCCGCGATCTGCGCGCCGAGGCCGCGGCACTCGCCGGGGAGTGA
- the ppgK gene encoding polyphosphate--glucose phosphotransferase: MQIFGVDIGGSGIKGAPVDLDRGDLAQERHKVLTPHPATPKDVAGCVAEVVGHFDWSGPVGVAFPGVVTGGCTRTAANVDEGWIDTDARGLLGDRLGLPVTVLNDADAAGIAEMTFGAGRGRKGTVIVLTLGTGIGSALFIDGTLVPNTELGHLELNGHDAETHASTKAKEDEELSWHHWAHRLQKYLAHVEMLFSPELFIIGGGVSRKADRFLPLIEHVRAEMVPAELQNNAGIVGAAMAAMAATDKA, encoded by the coding sequence ATGCAGATCTTCGGCGTGGACATCGGCGGATCCGGGATCAAGGGCGCTCCTGTTGACCTGGACCGCGGAGACCTGGCGCAGGAGCGCCACAAAGTGCTGACACCGCACCCGGCCACGCCCAAGGACGTGGCCGGGTGCGTGGCCGAGGTGGTCGGTCATTTCGACTGGTCGGGTCCGGTGGGCGTCGCCTTCCCGGGCGTCGTCACCGGCGGTTGCACCCGTACCGCGGCCAATGTCGACGAGGGCTGGATCGACACGGACGCCCGCGGACTGCTCGGCGACAGGCTCGGCCTCCCCGTCACCGTTCTGAACGACGCCGACGCGGCCGGCATCGCGGAGATGACGTTCGGCGCGGGCCGCGGCCGCAAGGGGACGGTCATCGTGCTGACGCTCGGTACGGGGATCGGCAGCGCCCTCTTCATCGATGGCACGCTCGTTCCCAATACCGAGCTGGGTCATCTGGAGCTGAACGGCCACGACGCCGAGACGCACGCCTCCACCAAGGCCAAGGAGGACGAGGAGCTGAGCTGGCACCACTGGGCGCACCGGCTGCAGAAGTACCTCGCCCACGTGGAGATGCTGTTCTCGCCCGAGCTCTTCATCATCGGCGGCGGAGTCAGCCGCAAGGCCGACAGGTTCCTGCCGCTGATCGAACACGTACGGGCCGAGATGGTGCCGGCGGAGCTGCAGAACAACGCCGGCATCGTGGGAGCGGCGATGGCGGCGATGGCGGCGACGGACAAGGCGTAG
- a CDS encoding DUF6542 domain-containing protein → MEQHRTRPPQRRQSQQAPLSPQGTIDEAAAVYRVMDAKPEGGRSRPVPPAVLALRRLPNPRLTGIGAGLFAAASMFVLACLDELLLDGSSTVFGVLFLPVSALTALWVRPADLVTAPIIVPIAFAVGVIPISGGPGGFAGQTMALITALAVHAGWLYGGTLIAGLIATVRKVRLMRQRQRQRRMLLAAQPPRRPQR, encoded by the coding sequence GTGGAGCAGCACAGGACACGTCCCCCGCAGCGCAGGCAGTCTCAGCAGGCCCCGCTGTCCCCGCAGGGCACCATCGACGAAGCCGCCGCCGTCTATCGGGTGATGGACGCGAAGCCGGAGGGCGGCCGGTCCCGGCCGGTGCCGCCCGCCGTTCTCGCGCTGCGCAGGCTGCCGAATCCCCGGCTGACGGGCATCGGTGCGGGGCTCTTCGCCGCCGCCTCCATGTTCGTACTGGCGTGCCTCGACGAGCTGCTGCTCGACGGTTCGTCGACCGTGTTCGGTGTGCTGTTCCTGCCGGTCAGCGCGCTGACCGCGCTGTGGGTGCGGCCCGCGGACCTGGTCACCGCCCCGATCATCGTGCCGATCGCGTTCGCCGTCGGGGTCATTCCGATCTCCGGCGGCCCCGGCGGATTCGCCGGTCAGACCATGGCGCTCATCACCGCGCTCGCCGTACACGCCGGGTGGCTGTACGGCGGAACGCTCATCGCCGGGCTCATCGCGACCGTGCGGAAGGTACGGCTGATGCGGCAGCGGCAACGTCAGCGCCGGATGCTGCTCGCCGCGCAGCCGCCCCGTCGCCCCCAGCGCTGA
- a CDS encoding putative T7SS-secreted protein — protein sequence MGIGDFLSDITPDSIEDAIEDGVEWVGDRVEDVGNWTADRLDDVGWESGADWVREQSRSVANRMGAEVDEMDLGQTEDKTKLIYGSPSKINSTVTKLRAFQSAFDGTGDGLKGLDSGQLKGETANALRTAVSTQPPKWYAAADASAKAIGALDAFADTVTWAQGQAQTAIDKWKEGIKASEDAADAHRKKVDDFNSAVDRYNAQPSDKRDPSSLPPRPASTFEDPGKKLMQDAQDLLAEARKQRNSAAQTARTAVCAARDMAPQKPSYAEQLRDGVEELQVMGMHVDGGIIKATAGILNFVRSVNPMDPYNLTHPAEYVTSLNSLAAGLVVAANDPVGTGTTMVKDFMKDPAEGFGRLLPDLALTVATGGGGAAVKGVRVAEEAADAARLRRLIDDAPEGTHSRPDGERISDGTDPVDLATGRMYLPQTDIELPGILPLVFTRRTESGCTVGRFLGPSWTSTVDERLQIDAIGVVHVTADGLLIRYPHPAPGAPTTPETGRGRTLLARDINGDYTVTDPDSGLVLDFTTPSGSEPGGDGEAWLSDITDRNGHTISVDRDEDGLPLALVHSAGHQVNLSTADGRVTTLSLAGAGEGGADLPLMSYGYQDGDLATVSKPSGATTTFVYDDRRRVTAWIDSNNSRYDYAYDDRDRVVTEGGEAGHVQIALTYTEPDPETGHRTTTLTTADGHATRHLFGPGCRLLAVTHPLGHTTRFTYDPRGNLLSRTDPLGLRTAFSYDEDGRLISTTGPDGGELRTVRGPFGLPVEVVGPDGNRVLHEFDERGNRTAVTDPAGSTTRYTYDRAGRLTSVTDALGATTRVVCDAAGLPAEVTGPTGAVTRTERDALGRPVRVTDPVGGVTRLEWHADGQLARRTGPDGATESWTYDGEGNRLTHTDASGGVTRSEYTHFDLPLARTGPDGARYEFEHDAELRLTRVTNPQGLAWSYAYDAAGNIVSETDFDGRTLSYRVDAVGRLAARTDALGGTISFERDQLGQVVSKDVDGHVTTYLYDRAGRLQEAAGPDSELRYQYDRRGKVKTELVDGRPVSYSYDALGRRTRRITPTGHVTSYTYGTDGQAHRLTTGGHRIDFTHDAVGRELTRAFDDALTMTSAWDEAGRLSAQHITAGARPVNSRAYSYRADGHLISVADRKSGTRTFDLDRAGRVTAVHAQGWTERYAYDDAGNQTSASWPSGHPGSEATGPRAYTGTTITRAGNVRFEHDALGRVTLRQKTRLSRKPDTWRYTWDTENRLTSVTTPDGTRWRYRYDPLGRRTAKQRLSVADGSVAEEVRFTWDGLTLCEQTSHQPDTPNTVALTWDHRGHTPLAQTERILTADDRQEEIDRRFFAIATDLIGTPAELIDESGDIAWRSRSTLWGTTAWSRNSGTYTPLRFPGQYYDPETGLHYNLFRHYDPETARYATPDPLGLAPAPNPVAYVDNPHRWTDPLGLSPYSDEKVPVYRGTDFMSENMVADETGRLMSEAARRAYLEGGSVEDALRASQEAHAAALREWGSPEALAHAHAEFGTDMQKAFGDRSVMSFTTDPEVAKVFARGGPVYRAMINPSEGFWQTLPGAGESEVLIPHMIKVEPWAG from the coding sequence ATGGGTATAGGCGACTTCCTCAGTGACATCACGCCCGACTCGATTGAGGACGCGATCGAGGACGGCGTCGAGTGGGTCGGCGACCGGGTCGAGGACGTCGGGAACTGGACCGCCGACCGGCTGGACGACGTCGGCTGGGAGTCCGGTGCGGACTGGGTGCGCGAGCAGTCCCGTTCGGTCGCCAACCGGATGGGCGCGGAGGTCGACGAGATGGACCTCGGGCAGACCGAGGACAAGACCAAGCTGATCTACGGCAGCCCAAGCAAGATCAACTCAACCGTCACCAAGCTCCGCGCCTTCCAGTCGGCCTTTGATGGCACCGGCGACGGTCTCAAGGGCCTGGACTCCGGACAGCTCAAGGGCGAGACGGCTAACGCGTTGCGCACTGCGGTGAGCACTCAGCCGCCCAAGTGGTATGCCGCCGCCGATGCCAGTGCGAAGGCGATCGGAGCTCTCGACGCGTTCGCCGACACCGTCACCTGGGCGCAGGGGCAGGCGCAGACGGCGATCGACAAGTGGAAGGAGGGCATCAAGGCCTCCGAGGACGCGGCGGACGCCCACCGTAAGAAGGTCGACGACTTCAACAGCGCGGTCGACCGCTACAACGCCCAGCCCTCCGACAAGCGCGACCCGTCGTCCCTGCCTCCCCGGCCCGCGTCGACGTTCGAGGACCCCGGCAAGAAGCTGATGCAGGATGCGCAGGACCTCCTCGCCGAGGCGCGCAAGCAGCGGAACTCGGCGGCGCAGACCGCGCGCACGGCGGTGTGTGCCGCCCGCGACATGGCGCCGCAGAAGCCGTCGTACGCCGAGCAGTTGCGCGACGGGGTCGAGGAACTGCAGGTCATGGGCATGCATGTGGACGGCGGCATCATCAAGGCCACTGCGGGCATTCTCAACTTCGTCCGCAGCGTCAACCCGATGGACCCGTACAACCTCACGCATCCGGCCGAGTACGTCACGTCCCTCAACAGCCTGGCCGCCGGTCTGGTGGTTGCCGCCAACGACCCGGTCGGCACCGGCACCACGATGGTCAAGGACTTCATGAAGGACCCGGCCGAGGGTTTCGGCCGGCTGTTGCCCGATCTCGCGCTGACCGTCGCCACTGGTGGGGGCGGCGCCGCGGTGAAGGGCGTGCGCGTTGCCGAGGAGGCCGCCGACGCCGCACGGCTGCGCAGGCTCATCGACGACGCCCCGGAAGGCACCCACAGCCGGCCCGACGGCGAGCGAATATCCGACGGCACCGACCCGGTGGACCTCGCCACCGGCCGGATGTACTTGCCCCAGACCGACATCGAACTCCCCGGCATCCTGCCGCTGGTCTTCACCCGCCGCACCGAGTCCGGTTGCACGGTCGGCCGCTTCCTGGGGCCCTCCTGGACGTCCACCGTCGACGAACGCCTGCAGATCGATGCCATCGGCGTCGTCCACGTCACCGCCGACGGGCTCCTGATCCGGTACCCGCACCCGGCCCCGGGCGCGCCGACCACGCCCGAAACGGGCAGGGGTCGCACCCTGCTGGCCCGTGACATCAACGGCGACTACACGGTCACCGACCCCGACAGCGGCCTGGTCCTCGACTTCACCACCCCGTCCGGCAGCGAACCCGGGGGCGACGGCGAGGCCTGGCTGTCGGACATCACCGACCGCAACGGCCACACGATCAGCGTCGACCGCGACGAGGACGGCCTGCCGCTGGCCCTGGTCCACTCCGCGGGCCACCAGGTGAACCTGTCCACCGCGGACGGCAGGGTCACCACCCTGTCCCTGGCCGGTGCGGGCGAGGGCGGCGCGGACCTGCCCCTGATGAGCTACGGCTATCAGGACGGCGACCTCGCCACCGTCAGCAAGCCGTCGGGCGCCACGACCACCTTCGTCTACGACGACCGCCGCCGCGTCACCGCCTGGATCGACTCGAACAACAGCCGCTACGACTACGCCTACGACGACCGGGACCGTGTCGTGACGGAGGGCGGCGAGGCCGGCCACGTCCAGATTGCCCTGACCTACACCGAACCCGACCCCGAGACGGGCCACCGCACCACCACGCTCACCACCGCCGACGGGCACGCCACCCGCCACCTGTTCGGCCCCGGCTGCCGTCTGCTGGCCGTCACCCACCCGCTCGGCCACACCACCCGGTTCACCTACGACCCGCGCGGCAACCTCCTGTCCCGCACCGACCCGCTGGGCCTGCGCACCGCCTTCTCCTACGACGAGGACGGCCGGCTCATCTCCACCACCGGCCCCGACGGGGGCGAACTGCGTACCGTGCGCGGTCCGTTCGGTCTGCCGGTGGAGGTCGTCGGCCCGGACGGCAACCGCGTGCTCCACGAGTTCGACGAACGCGGCAACCGCACGGCGGTCACCGACCCGGCCGGCTCCACGACCCGCTACACCTACGACCGGGCCGGCCGGCTCACCTCGGTCACCGACGCCCTCGGCGCCACGACACGGGTGGTGTGCGACGCAGCGGGCCTGCCCGCGGAGGTGACCGGCCCGACCGGCGCCGTCACCCGCACGGAGCGGGACGCCCTCGGCAGACCCGTCCGCGTCACCGATCCGGTGGGCGGCGTCACCCGCCTGGAGTGGCACGCCGACGGGCAGCTCGCCCGGCGCACCGGACCCGACGGCGCCACGGAGTCATGGACGTACGACGGCGAGGGCAACCGGCTGACCCACACCGACGCATCCGGTGGCGTCACCCGCTCCGAGTACACCCACTTCGACCTGCCCCTCGCCCGCACCGGACCCGACGGCGCCCGCTACGAGTTCGAGCACGACGCCGAACTGCGCCTCACCCGCGTCACCAACCCGCAGGGTCTGGCCTGGAGCTACGCGTACGACGCGGCCGGCAACATCGTCTCCGAGACCGACTTCGACGGCCGCACCCTCAGCTACCGGGTGGACGCCGTGGGCCGGCTCGCCGCCCGCACCGACGCGCTCGGCGGGACCATCTCGTTCGAGCGTGACCAACTCGGCCAGGTGGTCAGCAAGGACGTCGACGGCCATGTGACGACCTACCTCTACGACAGAGCGGGACGCCTGCAGGAGGCGGCCGGGCCGGACAGCGAACTCCGGTACCAGTACGACCGCCGGGGAAAGGTCAAGACCGAGCTGGTGGACGGCCGGCCCGTCTCCTACTCCTACGACGCCCTGGGCCGCCGCACCCGGCGCATCACGCCCACCGGCCACGTCACCTCCTACACCTACGGCACCGACGGGCAGGCCCACCGCCTCACCACCGGCGGCCACCGGATCGACTTCACGCACGACGCCGTCGGCCGGGAACTCACCCGCGCCTTCGACGACGCGCTCACCATGACATCCGCCTGGGACGAAGCCGGACGGCTTTCCGCGCAGCACATCACCGCCGGAGCACGCCCCGTCAACAGCCGCGCCTACTCCTACCGCGCCGACGGTCACCTGATATCCGTCGCCGACCGGAAGTCGGGCACCCGCACCTTCGACCTCGACCGGGCGGGCCGCGTCACCGCGGTCCACGCCCAGGGCTGGACGGAGCGCTACGCCTACGACGACGCCGGCAACCAGACCTCGGCATCCTGGCCGTCCGGCCACCCAGGCAGCGAGGCCACCGGACCACGCGCCTACACCGGCACCACCATCACCCGCGCCGGGAACGTCCGCTTCGAGCACGACGCCCTCGGCCGGGTCACCCTGCGCCAGAAGACCCGCCTCTCCCGCAAGCCCGACACCTGGCGCTACACATGGGACACGGAGAACCGCCTCACCTCCGTCACCACCCCCGACGGAACACGGTGGAGGTACCGCTACGACCCGCTCGGCCGCCGCACCGCGAAACAGCGCCTGTCAGTTGCCGACGGAAGCGTGGCAGAGGAGGTCCGGTTCACCTGGGACGGCCTGACCCTGTGCGAACAGACCAGCCACCAGCCGGACACCCCGAACACGGTCGCCCTCACCTGGGACCACCGCGGTCACACGCCCCTGGCCCAGACCGAGCGCATCCTCACGGCCGACGATCGCCAGGAAGAGATCGACCGCCGCTTCTTCGCCATCGCCACCGACCTCATCGGCACCCCCGCCGAACTGATCGACGAGTCCGGAGACATCGCCTGGCGCTCCCGCTCCACGCTCTGGGGCACCACGGCCTGGTCCCGGAACAGCGGCACGTACACCCCCCTGCGCTTCCCCGGCCAGTACTACGACCCCGAAACCGGCCTCCACTACAACCTCTTCCGCCACTACGACCCCGAAACCGCCCGCTACGCCACCCCGGACCCGCTCGGCCTCGCTCCGGCCCCCAACCCCGTCGCGTACGTGGACAACCCCCACCGCTGGACGGATCCGCTCGGCCTGTCCCCGTACTCGGATGAGAAGGTTCCGGTCTACCGGGGGACAGACTTCATGTCGGAGAACATGGTCGCGGACGAGACAGGCCGCCTCATGAGCGAGGCGGCCCGACGCGCGTACCTCGAGGGCGGTTCGGTCGAAGACGCACTTCGCGCGTCTCAGGAGGCACATGCCGCGGCGCTTAGGGAATGGGGCAGTCCAGAGGCACTCGCCCATGCCCACGCGGAGTTCGGAACGGATATGCAGAAGGCGTTCGGCGACCGGTCGGTGATGTCGTTCACGACGGACCCGGAGGTAGCGAAGGTCTTCGCCCGTGGTGGGCCTGTCTACCGTGCCATGATCAATCCGAGCGAAGGGTTCTGGCAGACCCTGCCCGGAGCAGGCGAGAGTGAAGTCCTGATCCCCCACATGATCAAGGTGGAACCGTGGGCAGGCTGA